In Phoenix dactylifera cultivar Barhee BC4 unplaced genomic scaffold, palm_55x_up_171113_PBpolish2nd_filt_p 002123F, whole genome shotgun sequence, the following are encoded in one genomic region:
- the LOC113463498 gene encoding extensin-like → MRMACLESARLKLAVLLFVMACSVMTDAFPEPKSPPPPSPSPPYYYYSPPPPPPPYKYTSPPPPPYKYSSPPPPPYMYSSPPPPPYYDSKKYPSPPPYYDYYYQSPPPYKYSSPPPPPYKYYSPPPPSYYYNSPPPPAYKYTSPPPPSYYHHSYYYDFPSPPPYMYYSPPPPPYKYYSPPPPPYYSPPSPYKYSPPPPPPYH, encoded by the coding sequence ATGCGGATGGCTTGTCTAGAGAGCGCGAGGCTCAAGCTCGCGGTGTTGCTCTTTGTCATGGCCTGCAGCGTTATGACAGATGCATTCCCTGAACCCAaatctcctccaccaccatctCCTTCACCTCCATACTATTACTATtcacctccaccaccaccaccaccttacAAATACACCTCACCTCCTCCACCACCTTACAAGTACTCGTCGCCTCCTCCACCACCTTACATGTACTCGTCGCCTCCTCCACCACCCTACTACGATTCCAAGAAATACCCTTCTCCGCCTCCCtattatgattattattatCAGTCACCACCACCTTACAAGTACTCATCACCTCCCCCGCCACCATACAAATACTACTCGCCTCCTCCACCTTCCTACTACTACAACTCTCCACCCCCACCGGCTTATAAATATACCTCGCCACCTCCACCATCGTACTATCACCACTCTTATTATTATGACTTTCCATCTCCACCGCCATACATGTACTACTCACCTCCTCCACCGCCATACAAGTACTACTCACCTCCTCCACCGCCATACTACTCACCTCCTTCACCTTACAAATACTCCCCGCCTCCCCCACCTCCCTACCATTAA